TGTGAGCATAAAAGTGTAACTatgtacataaacaaacacaaaCCTGGTCACTGCCCGATCCTGAGGTTTTTCTTGGAAAGCCTGTTATCCCAGGGGAAACCTGGGGtttcatgatgtgtgtgtgtgtgtgtgcgtgcatgcgtgtgtgtgtgcatgcatgtgacACTTATACAAGTGATTAACATGATCAAGGTTAGAGTAGAGCAGAGGGTGAGCCCTGGTGGCAAGTACTAAACAAGTCCTGACATGCTCACACAGCACCCAGAATTAAAACAAAACATCCACAGAACGTCACcagggagaaggaggagtgtTTCGAAACCTATTCTCATCTTCTCAAATAATCTTTGCCACGGGCAGAAAGTAATGAGCTCGTCACAACACCTCGATATAAACAGAGCGTGTTGGTCTTTAACAGCCGAACTAAAACAAATCCCAGAGGTTCCAGTTAATACgattcttttctctcttttcatctcaGATTTTATAGCCATCCTGTGAAGAGAGGGGAGAACGGCCCACAGGCAATTAGCTCTCCTGTCAATAACGGGCAATAAAGAGCCATTTTCTACCACATAGAGAAAACATTCATATATACGAAAGACCTTCAAATGTAATTGTCATATCATTTATCGGCAATTATACCTCTAAAAATACCTTCGCGTGGTGTTGTGTCCCTGCTACACAGATGTCATAACATCTGGAGACTTGACACAACATCTGGAGACTTGACACATGTCAGTACTGAGGTCAAAATATCACTCTTCTCAATGATGGTCTATACACACGCACACCAGGAGAACACAGCCCTTTCGTACTGATTTCTTATCTAACACTGAAgggtgagtctctctctctctctctctctctctctctctctctctctctctctctctgaggtgctTCCAGACTCTGTTGGGTCATTGTAGGGAATAGAGGTGGAGCAATATAGTTAAAAAATGGGCTGAGACAAACTAAGAGTAGCACCATACTTGTTTAGAAATTGCCATACCACTGGATGTCTCCTCTGTCAACATTTCTACATCTCCCACATCCACACGAAGACACCAAGGGTAAGACTCAATTGGCTCCTCTGTTGACAGTTTCATTGTCAAAATTGAAAGTtgaaacaaaacatttcaaattgAATTACTTGAAAGTTGTTGACAAACATAATCCTACTTCTGTTTCCTTGTTCCCTCAATTGCCTAGCTTTTACGGTTTAGGATTCTAGTGAGGGGAGTGACATTTCTAGAATGTTTCCTTGTTCCCTCAATTGCCTAGCTTTTACAGTTTAGGATTCTAGTGAGGGGAGTGACATTTCTAGAAAGACAATGACTCATGTGTTCAGTAGTTCAATTGTCTGAACAGTGATTGTAAGGACTTTTAAAGTTCAAAGTCCTCTGTGTTTACGATTTAGCCTCAACCTGGTAATAATTATGCTGAAGTAATAATgattaacatactgtatatactataTGAAGTGACAAGACATAATGCACATTGCACATCATGTCAGTACAATTTTCTCAGGCTTCTCTGTCTACTATCTTCTCTGAAAAGTTGGCATATTCAGTCTGGCAGAACATCTGCGCTAACAAATTAGTTTTTGATGGGTTTCTCCTCATTTATATGTCAGGGCTTCAATATCTCATAGTGAACGGGAGACGGAATATGAATATGTGTTTTTGGCCTTAAATCTCTGACAGAGATCTCACTCAGTAGAACAGCTGGGGAAACTTCAGCTGAATATTGGAGATATTTTGGACATGAGACGAGATGTTTTGTAGGGACACCGACAGCTTCTCGTCTCCGTCTCTCGCTAGCAGCACGTCGTGGGATAACGTCATAGACCTGGAAGCTATCCTAAAAACCTATCGTGCGTTATTGAACTGAGGCGGCAAAGACAGAGAAGCCTCAGCTGTAGTAATTATCTGTAGAACGTTAAAGCGCCCGTCAATAGCAAACACATGTGATACACACCTTCTcttaggaaaaaaaaaaaaaaaacgttgggCTTTTTGCCCAGTTAACAGAGAATCATTCACAGATCCACACAAGTGACGATCATTTGAGGTCATACACTTACCTCACATTGAACCCAAACAGAGTTTCTGGTATTTCCTGGCAGCGTCAGCACAATGAGTCAGTCTGAATAGGGAACAGCAGGGTCATGATGGAGTTGTCTCTCTGGGCATGTCCTTACACACTGTGATAATACACAAATGCACACGTGCACCCACACACAGGTGTATGTATGGATCTAATCTTCAGAGCTCTACCGTCACACTATCTACATGTTTACATCTGCAGTAAGGGAATGAAAATACCTTGATAAGCGTCTTCGGAAAATCTATTCTAACATCTCAagactatcaatcaatcaaatgtatttataaagccctttcaCATCAGCCAATGTCAAAGTGCctgacagaaacccagcctaaaaccccaaacagcaagcaatgcagcggtggctaagaaaaactccctagagagGCAGGAACCTgggtagaaacctagagaggaaccaggctctgaggggtggccaatcctcttctggctgtgccgagttGAGATCGGAGGTGGAagaagtactcaattgtcatacttgtgtaaaagtaaagataccttaatataaaatgactcaagtaaaagtgacccagtaaaatactagagtaaaagtctaaaagtatcagATTTGACTTAAGTACTTACTTAGATTTGACttaagtacagtggtggaaaagtacTCATTTGTCATACATAAAGATAAATGCTATACATCAAACTCCTTATATtcagcaaaccagacggcacaatttccATTTTTATTACTTTTTttgacagccaggggcacactccaacactcagacgtaATTTAGAAAGGAAGCATTTAtatttagtgagtccaccagatcagaggcagtaaagatgaccagggatgttctcttgatacgtgtgtgaattggaccattttcctgcaTTCAAattgtaactagtacttttgggtgtcagggaaaaacGTATGGAGTTCATACTCCATACTCTTTTCATACTTTTTTCatacttttctttaggaatgtggtgaagtaaaagtaaaagtagtcaaaaatataaatagtaaagtaatgaACAGATACCccaaagtactacttaagtagtactttaaagtattttttacttaagtactttaaacCACTGGTTGAGATATGACTGCACTGAACATTGTGGGGCAGtgtcccagacacagattaagcctagtcctgaacTAAAACAGAATGGACGATGGAGAACCTCAATTGAATGTTTTTATTTGTCCAGGGCTAGGCtcaatctgtgtctgggaaagaGTTTTCAGGGATAGTCACTTTCTCCAGAGGGAAAGGAAAGTTGTTCTGTTGGGCGTACTGGTGTCCAAGTGGTTCCAACTGACAGGTTTCGTGAGAGAAATCAGGTGAGATATTCCTAACAAGGAGTTTATTGTTCACAGTAGAGCTGGCTGATATGGACAAAAATCCATATGGCGATAAACTGCCTGAATTGATGCGGTAACGATAgaagtttataacattaatgtgcccCACAGTTTTTCATTTATTATCCTTAAAACTACTACTAGTATTCTGATGGTTGtagccatcaattgtcccattaacaatTCACCCATATTAGCGAACTTATTTAATTTCAtacttcacatttctctagtatagACTACTCATCATAATGAACGATATTGGCAAAATGTGATCCACATGGTCGGTGTCATTAATGTTCGGTTATCGCTTCAGCTCTAGTTCACGCGCACGTAACGGTATGCATATACGCTCACACCCACTCCTCACCCTGTCAAGCATTGGCTACaaaatctacacacaacatccgAACAACCCGTACGGATCAGAAAGAGGGACTTAAagcagtgtgtgtgggggggttaacAGGAACAGATTGTTGTTGACAACTTGGATCGCCATGCTGTTATTGGCTGTAAGTGCATTACAGCTTTCAGATGGATGGCCATCCTCTAGTTCATATTATTTGGGAACAGCATGGTCCTTAAGGGGTTGTCTGTCTGGGCACATCCTCACACACTGATCTGTGAtaacacgccacacacacacatgcgcccacacaaacacaataGCACAGGCACTGGTGTATGGATCTAATCTTCAGAGCTCTACTGTCACGCTATCTACATCTGCAGTGAGGGAATGCAAACACCTTAAGAAATCTCTCTCTGGCTTCTACGAGAGCAATACCAAACATCTGGCCCATCCACACCATCAGACTGATAGGTACTGCGCTTACACACTGGTTCAAAGACAGAATAGATTTTCAGAGACGAGCTAACGTCTCAAGACTAAACAGATATGAATGTACAGAACATTGTAaggcagtttcccagacacagattaagcctggtCCTGAACTAAAAAAGAATGGACGATGGAGAATCCAGGGCTAGGCtcaatctgtgtctgggaaactgcccAGAGTGTTTAAAGAAAGATGAATCTGATTTTTCAGGGATAGTCACCTTTTCCAGAGGGAAAGGAATATTGTTGTGTTGGGCGTGCCGGTGTGCAAGCAGTTCCAACTGAAAGGTTTTGTGCGAGAAATCAAGTGAGATATTCCTAACGAGAGGGAGCTTATTGTTCACAGTAGAGCTGGCTGATATGGACGAAAAATCAATTTCGCGATAAATTTCCCGAATTGATGCGATAACGATGAATAGAAGTTTGTAACATTAATGTGCCCCACAGTCTTTCATATTATACCGAGTGGCGtagcggtttaaggcactgcatctcagtgctagaggagtcactacaaaccctggtttgattccaggctgtatcacaactggctgtgattgggagtcccaaagggcggCGCACAAGTTGTTAGGGTTTGGGCAGGGCAGGGTAGGCCGTCAAAAaaaattaactaggcaagtcagttaagaaacaattcttatttacaatgacggcctaccagggaacagtggtttaacttccttgttcaggggtagaacaacagaattttaccttgtcagctcggggattcgatccagcaacatttcagttactggcccaatgctctaaccactaggctacctgccacaccataaaggttaaataaaaaaatatacactACTGGTTAAGGTTTTTTCTTGATttgtactatgttctacattgtagaataatagtgaagacatcaaaactatgaactaacacattatggaatcatgtagttaccaaaaaaagtgttaaacaaatcaaaatatattttatatttgagattcttcaaatagctaccctttgccttgatgacagctttgcactcttgacattctctcaaccagcttcacccggaatgcttttccaacagtcttgaaggagttcgcaCATATGCTTTCTGTCACTCtgcagtccgactcatcccaaaccatctcaatttgaaaatagtaaatagtaaaaataaagaaaaacccttgaatgagtaggtgttctaaaacttttgaccagtagtatatatatatatatatatatatatatatttttttttttatttatttattttttttattgccCATTAACAAATCACCCATATTTaatttcaaacttcacatttctctaaAATAGGCTACTTGAACGATATCAGCAAAATGCCTGCGATAAATCATCGGTATGGTCGGTGTCGCTTCAGCTCTAGTTCACGCGCACGTAACGGTATGCATATACGCTCACACCCACTCCTCACCCTGTCAAGCATTGGCTactggactacctgacatgatggctccttgctgtccccagtccacctgactgctgctgctccagtttcaactgttctgccttattattattcgaccatgctggtcatttatgaacatttgaacatcttggtcatgttctgttataatctctacccggcacagccagaagaggactagccaccccacatagcccggttcctctctaggtttcttcctaggttttggcctttctagggagtttttcctagccaccgtgcttttacacctgcattgtttgctgtttggggttttaggctgggtttctgtacagcactttgagatatcagctgatgtacgaagggctatataaataaatttgatttgatttgatttggctacaaaatctacacacaacatccgAACAACCCCTACGGATCAGAAAGAGGGACTTAAAGCAGTGATGATGGGGGGGTAACAGGAACAGATTGTTGTTGACAACTTGGATCCTCATGCTGTTATTGGCTGTAAGTGCATTACAGCTTTCAGATGGATGGccattctctcgttctctcctaaTAGACGCGTTCTGATAAAATAcatatttgatattattttatacATTCTGTCCAAATTATGTGAAAGAGAAAAACCATTTCATCCAACAAGTCCTGTCAAGAACAGAAAAAAAAAGTGATCTCGTCAATGGATCTCGTTTAAGTTAACACAATGCAGCAGCAGAGACTAAACTGACTTGGCGTCATTCGTAACATACCATGTCCCTTTATTCCCTTACTTctcagagaacagagaggatggagatggatgaAGAGGACTACAACTACGACTTTGGGAACTCCAGCTCCAACGACAGTGACGACTACGACGACTACCACTCGGTGTGCGACAAAGCCGCGGTGCGTTCCTTCGGCCGTCTCTTCCTGCCCGTGGTCTATGGCTTGGCCCTGGTGGTGGGCGTGGCGGGCAACACCCTAGTCGTGGTGGTGTACGCGTCGCCGCGGCGACTGCGGACGCTGACGGACGTGTGCATCCTGAATCTCGCTGTCGCTGATTTACTCCTCCTCTTCACGCTGCCCTTCTGGGCGGCTGATGCCGTGCACGGCTGGCAGATCGGCGTGGCCGCCTGCAAGCTCACCTCCTTCCTCTACACCACCAACTTCAGCTGCGGTATGCTGCTGCTAGCCTGTATTAGTGTGGACCGATATCGGGCACTGGCACACAATGCTGGAGGCCGGGCTGGGAGTGGCCCACGGGCCAGGAAAAAATGGATATTAGTGTGTGTCGTTGTGTGGACCACAGCTATTTTCTTGGGCCTGCCTGACATGGTGTTCTTCACGGTGAAGAACACATCCCACCGGCAGGCTTGCACAGCCATCTACCCCAGCAGCTTGGCCCGACCAGCCAAGGCTGCCTTGGAGCTGCTGGAGGTGCTGCTGAGCTTCCTGCTGCCTTTCCTGGTAATGGTGGTGTGTTACTGCTTGGTGGGCCAGGCGCTGGTTAGGGTCGGAGCCGGGGTGCGCAGGGAAAGGAGGTGGCGGGCCCTGCGGGTGCTGCTGGCCGTGGTGGGGGTGTTCCTGTTCACCCAGCTGCCCTACAACCTGGTGAAGCTGTGGCGGACGCTGGACGTCATCTACGGCCTGGTGACCGACTGTGACCTCAGTAAAGGTCTGGACCAGGCTCTCCAGGTGACGGAGAGCCTGGCGCTCACACACTGCTGCATCAACCCAATGCTCTACACCTTCATAGGCTCCTCCTTCAGAGGGTACGTCCTCAGGGTCGCCAAGAGCCTAGGACAGCGCCTCGGGGGGAGAATGCGCGGTGGTCGCCATGGCAACGAGGAGCCTGCTGTGGAGATCTCGCTCAATACACACAATTCCGGcgggcacacacactcacactctgttTCGGAGGACGAGGACACCAGCACCTTCACCATCTAACATGTCTAAAAACTCAGAAGTCTTATCATGGTAACCAAAAAGGGCTAATGCACAAACACTTCTACTGGATTTTctaggggcaatctgggattcaatCAGCAACAAAGCAGTCCATCAAGCGTATATTTTGGGGTTCTGATTGGGTAacacagttgaactaagctcatgaggcatttataagttagaTTCTTCATGAATAATTGGCTATCATAAAGTTTCAAGGTCCAAAAAGGAATGTGTACCAATCACAGATCGCCCCTTAAGCAGTTGCCCTATACCAGTATTACTAGAAGCCTGTGCTATACATAAGTAACTGTTAAGTTAACTTGATATCTAGATGAATGTCTGTATTTGTATCGTTTAGTAATGTATTATTTAGTATCTAGTCAATCTTTAGTATTGTATAAGCTTTTGTAAATAAAACAAGTTGTTTTtatgtaacccccccccccattatTTCCCTGTATATGACATCCATCTGAAATAAATCTCAAAATCAGAAGGAATGGCTCTCTCAAGCTCATGTTCTTACATCTCTCATCACATCCTATTCAATCTCACACAGCACATGGCGCCTACAGATCAGAAGCATCTGATTCCAATGTTTTCTGTGGCtttgagagagaagaaaggcagGCAGCCTGATTGAGCAGCGGGTTGCCAGAGAGCTCCACAAAACAAAGAGTGAGAAGtcgacagggagaggagagagagggcttccATCCGGCCATCACACAGGCAGGAAGACACTACAGGCAGGAAGACACTGCACAACCAGCGGGGATCTGTTTtgagcctgcatcccaaatggaaccctactccctacacagtgcactactttcttttaccagagccctatggggtgccatttgggacgcatccccaTGAAGGGGATTCCAGCATTTAAATGACTCTGCCTGTCCTCTCATGTTCCCTCCGTTTAAATAAGCTGGACTGAAAAAGTGCAACAGGGGTTTGATGTTGAGTGCAATCCATTGAACAGTGGTGAACCATTTCAACATGGCCATTTATCCTCTTCCATCTTCAAAAGAGAACTTTTATCTTAAACTCTTTGAAATCGATCGTACACGTCACATCGCATTGAAGTCCTTTGACAAAATGGCCGAATGTAAAACGAAATTAAACTAGCTAAATGTATTCCATGAATAACAAAATCGGGCCCCCAAAAGCATAGTGAGATGCATTGTGTGGTGGAGAGAGTTAAACAGTGTCTCAATGAAAAGCCTTTTCCACAGGAATGAGTCACTCAGAGGATCGTCATAAAGTGGAAAAAAATTCCCCAGAATTGGAGCCACCATAGATAGGCCATAGAACATAAAAGTCCTAGCTAATGTCCTCAGTGTTTACCTCCTATTCCTCTAATGACTGGGGTCTGTgccccaaacggcaccctattccctatatagtgcactacttttaacaatggccctggtcaaaagtagtgcactatataaggaataggggtgccatttgggatgcacggATGTTGGGATTGGTGGGTAAACACATCAGTTAAGTGTGTGGTTGGTTGTGGAGGGATAAACTCAGGACAAGAGAGTGAATCACAGTCTCTTCACACAGCAATAACCTCAACTCCTCCGCTGTCTCCCAAATCACTTAGAATGACTGATTGGTTGCTGAGGGGAATGGGAAGTGAATGGTGCATCAGTGTAATCCGCTTCAGACTTCAAATGTGAGGCGCAAGACGAGGCTACACATTAGGGTCTTTAACCTGAAAGCTGGCTAGAGACTAGATGATTTTTGGCCTTTCTGCGGGCTCCCGACGAGCCTCATACCGAGAACCAGCTCGGTGCGATTTGGCTTGACTGACTAGTTAAATGTGATAGGTTCTCCGATATTAAGATAAAACGATTAAGGGTGTGTCAGGTGAGCAAGAGTTGCAGACTACACCCTAAATCGTCAAGTGTGCGGTTAGAGCTACACCTGTGCGTAGGTATCTATACTATACGTATCTATATTGTTTATTCCACACTAAGATCAACTTCTCCTTtgactttctctctttcctcatccATCTCTCCGTCATTCGCTGTTCTACTCTTTCCCACTCTCTGTCGTTACGGCTTTCTACTGTCATTTTCCCCTACCCTATCCATCTCACGGAGAGGCCTAAAAGTACAATACAAGCCAGGATAAGAGCACAACAGTTGAGATATAAAGCAAAACCAGGCTGTTGAGCAGCATTGAAGTATCATTTCCTACACAGAGCTTCCAAATGGCAAAGAGCTCAACCAATTCCATAGCGTCTTGCTAATGAGCGAGAGGGAAAACGACAAAAAACAGCCATTCAGCACCACGTAGTCGTCATTCATGATATCACATCACAGGACCTATGTTTCAATAAACACAGTTCCGCCCTGGATTTGAATACATGCCCAGGCTTACGTGGAGTCGGCAGCCCAGACTGTGTACATCTCAGATAAAGTCTGCTCCCAAAGTCATCCAGATAGAGTATTGTGATGATGGAaaacgcgcgtgtgtgtgtgtgtgtgtgggcaccgTAGCCTCCAGATAAGAGGCTCACCAGGGGTCTGGGAGTAAATTACCCCACCCCTGGGACTGTGTTATGGCTAAAAGCTCCATCgccgcacacgcacgcacgcacgcacacacacacacttctaatgACACTGTGGCTGTCATGATACACAAGAGAAAAACAACCATCTCATGTGGGAACATCCTTTAATCACTCAAATCAAAAACAGCAGAGAAACCGAGGACttccaaatgatggaatttcttgtggaagaatggtgtcgcatccctaaaatagagttccagacacttgtagaatcggtgccttcagaaggtattcacacccctttactttccccccacattttgttgtgttaaaaaaatgggattaaaatagatttaattgtcttcttttttccaacaattgacacaaaatactctaatgttTAAACATTGATGAAAAATAAAACAGGATaataggttattgtcctgctgaatggtGAAAATGTCTCCCAGTGTCTTTTGGAAAACAGAatgaaccaagttttcctctaggattttgcttgtgcttaACTCTAATCTGTTCATTTTtatcaacaacaaaacaaactctttagtccttgctgatgacaagcatacccattacATGATGCAGCCACGACCATCCTtgaaaatacagtgcattcggaaagtattgagaccccttccctttttccaaattttgttacgttacagccctattcaaaaatgtattaaataaatcaaatcctcatcaatctacacacaatactccataaaaacttctgacccactggcattgcgatacagtgaattataagtgaaataatctgtctgtaaacaattgtgggaaaaatgacttgtgtcatgcacaaagtagatgtcctaaccgacttgccaaaactatagtttgttaacaagaaatttgttgagtggttgaaaaatgagttttaatgactccaacataagtgtatgtaaactttcaacaTCAACTATATTTGGGAGTCTTGGGGTCAAAAGGCAgtgtacaa
This window of the Oncorhynchus keta strain PuntledgeMale-10-30-2019 chromosome 4, Oket_V2, whole genome shotgun sequence genome carries:
- the ackr4b gene encoding atypical chemokine receptor 4b — its product is MEMDEEDYNYDFGNSSSNDSDDYDDYHSVCDKAAVRSFGRLFLPVVYGLALVVGVAGNTLVVVVYASPRRLRTLTDVCILNLAVADLLLLFTLPFWAADAVHGWQIGVAACKLTSFLYTTNFSCGMLLLACISVDRYRALAHNAGGRAGSGPRARKKWILVCVVVWTTAIFLGLPDMVFFTVKNTSHRQACTAIYPSSLARPAKAALELLEVLLSFLLPFLVMVVCYCLVGQALVRVGAGVRRERRWRALRVLLAVVGVFLFTQLPYNLVKLWRTLDVIYGLVTDCDLSKGLDQALQVTESLALTHCCINPMLYTFIGSSFRGYVLRVAKSLGQRLGGRMRGGRHGNEEPAVEISLNTHNSGGHTHSHSVSEDEDTSTFTI